The DNA segment CGGGTCCTGCACGTACTTGAGCGCCTCGCGCGCGACGGCTTCCTTGAGCTGGTCCTGAGTCATGTGGCCTGATAGAGCAGCGTAGCGACGCCGAGCAGGACAAGAGCCGCGCCGAACGCACGCGCCGTGAGCGGGCCCGCCGGCAGCAGCTTCTCGACCAGGATCAACGCGGCAAGCGCGGCTACCCAAGCGAGGCTCATCACGCCGAGCGCGAAGAGCAGGAGCATGAGCATCGCGCAGCATCCGACGCAGTACGCGCCGTGTCGCATGCCCATGCGCAGCGCCCCTGCCTTGCCCTCCCGCCAGTGGGCGATGAAGAAGGGCAGCGGCTCGCGGCACTTGCTCAGGCAACGGTGCTTGAGCGGCGTGAATTGATACACGCCGGCCGCGGTGAGCAGCGCCCCGTTCAGTATTCTGCTCGAGGAGCTCATCATGGCGTCGAGCAGCGCCGCATGCCGCAGCACAGCCTGCAGGAGCGCCGCGCCGAAACTGAAAGCCGTCCAGGCAAGAAGATACCCAACGGCGAAGATCCACACTGCCGGCAGCACGCGGCCCCGCTCGGCGTGCTTTCTGACCAGCGAGCCGTAAAGCAGGATGGCCGGCGCGGCGCTCGGCAGCATCATGCCGACCATCATCACCACCCACATGAAAAACACGAGCGACAGGCCGAGCGCATCGGCCGGCGCCGGGGCGGGCATGCTCATCGCCATGCCGGCCATCTGTACGCCGCTCATCTCCATCGCCACCGCCTGGCGCCAAAGCCACAGCCAGGCGAGGCCCACCACGCCCGCCAGGCTGAGGACGACGACCAGCCGCTCGCGGCCTAGGCGCTCCACGCGAAAGGCGCGAAGTGGCCGTTGCGCTTGCCGCTCGAGTCGTTCCAGCGCATGCCGAACACGTCGAACTTGCTGCGCGTCGCCTTGGCGAGCGCGAGCCGCGCGTTCACGGGGTGGCAGGTGTTGTCCAGATAGATGGGCTCGCCGGCACGCGCCGGTCCCGGCACGCCCTCGATCGACTGGTCGACGAGCTCGCCGGCCGTCACCCTGAACTTCATGCCGTCCTGCTCGAAGCGGATCGCCCGCTTCTCCACGCCCGCCACTTTTCCGACCAGCGGGGCGAGGGCCGCCATCGGTCCGCCCGCGGCGCCCGTTGCGATGTCCGCGATCGCCTTCACCTGCGCCTCGGACGCCCGCTCGTCCACGATCAGCCCGACGGTCATGTTTCCCTCCGCCATCGCGGCGGGGGAATGGAGCATGACGATGAACGACAGGCCGTTCAGCTTGACGCCGTCCTTCTCGCCCCTGTCGATGCGCAGCGCGACGGCGGCCTTGCAGTCGCCTTCGCTAGGCCGCGCGGTGAGATTGGAGCCGATGCATGGACAGAGGTAGGTGCAATTGCAGCTTTCCATGTACTGCCCCTCGATGCGCCAGCCGGCCATGACGTTCTCCTCTCGCGGGCAAAGAAATCAGCGTACTCCTCAATAGTTTCGAAGTCAGGGTTTTTTGCGCTGAGGCGGCAGGTCGGTGCACACGCCCTCGAATACCTCGGCGGCCATGCCGACCGATTCCGCGGTGGTGGGATGCGGATGAATCGTCTTGCCGATGTCGGTCGCGTCCGCGCCCATCTCGACAGCGAGCGCGATCTCGCTGATCAGGTCGCCCGCGCCCAAGCCGACGATGCCCCCACCCACGCAGCGGTGCGTCTCGGCGTCGAAGATGAGCTTGGTGAAGCCTTCGTCGCGGCCGTTGGCGATCGCGCGCCCGGACGCGGCCCACGGGAACTTGGCCACCCCGACCGCCACGCCCTGCTTCTTCGCTTCGTCCTCGGTGAGGCCGACCCAGGCGATTTCGGGATCGGTGTAGGCGACCGAAGGCACCACGCGCGCGTCGAAATGCGACTTCAGCCCGTTCGCCGCCTCGGCCGCCACATGGCCCTCATGCACGGCCTTGTGCGCGAGCATCGGGTTTCCCGCGATGTCGCCGATGGCAAAGATGTGGGGAACGTTGGTCCTCATCTGGGAATCGGTGCGAACAAAGCCCCGCTCGTCGACCTGCACACCGGCCTTCTCGGCGCCGATCTTCTTGCCGTTCGGCACGCGGCCGACCGAGACCAGGACCATGTCGTAGGTTTTCGATTCGCCGTTATCGAACGCCACCCTGATGCCGTCCTTGGCGGCCTCGACCTTGGTGGTCTTGGTCTTGAGCATGATCTTGTCGAAGCGCGGCGCGTTGAACTTCTGCCACACCGCGACCAGGTCGCGGTCGGCGCCGAGCATCAGGCCGTCCATCATCTCCACCACGTCGAGGCGCGTGCCGAGCGTCGAGTACACCGTGCCCATCTCCAGGCCGATGATGCCGCCGCCGATGACGAGCAGTTTCTTTGGGATGGAGCGCAACTCGAGCGCGCCGGTGGAGTCGACGATGCGCGGATCCTCCGGCAGGAAGGGAAGTTTGGCGGCCTGCGAGCCGGCCGCGATGATCGCGGACTGGAAGCGGATCTTCTTCCCGTTCACTTCCAGATGGTTCTTGTCGACGAAGCGGCCCACGCCCTGCACCACCGTGACCTTGCGCACCTTCGCCATCCCGGCGAGACCGCCGGTCAGCTTGCCCACCACCTTGTCCTTGAACGCGCGCAGCTTGGCGAGGTCGACCTTCGGCTCGCCGTACGTGATGCCGTGCGACGCGAGCGCCTTCGCGCCGTCCATGATCGCCGCGGTGTGCAGGAGCGCCTTGGACGGAATGCAGCCCACGTTCAGACACACTCCGCCGAGCGTCGGATAGCGCTCCACCAGCGCGGTCTTCATGCCGAGGTCCGCGGCGCGGAACGCCGCCGAGTAACCGCCCGGCCCGGCGCCGAGCACGAGCACGTCGCACTCGATGTCCGCGCCCGTGGCAGGCGTGGGAGGCGCCGCCTTGGGGGCTTCCGGCTTTTCGGTCTTTTTCGAATCCAGCATCAGGATCGGCGAACCCTTGGAAACCTTGTCGCCGACCTTCACGCGCAGCTCGCCGACCACGCCGGCCTCGGGCGACGGGATCTCCATCGTCGCCTTGTCCGACTCGAGCGTGATGAGCGACTGCTCCTTGGAAACAGCGTCGCCGGGCTTGACCAGCACTTCGATGACTTCGACTTCCTTGAAGTCCCCGATGTCGGGAACCTTCACTTCGGTGCCGGCCATCTAGAGGATGAGCTTGCGGATGTCGGACAGGACGGAGACGAGGAACGCCGAGAAGCGTGCCGCGGTCGCGCCGTCGATCACGCGGTGGTCGTAGGAGAGCGAGAGCGGGAGCATCAAGCGGGCTTTGAAGACGTCATTCCCCTTCTCGTCCTTCCCTGAAAATACCGGTCGCAAGGCCGAGCGCGACACGCCGAGGATGGCCACCTCGGGCGCGTTGATGATCGGCGTGAAGGCGGTGCCGCCGATGCCGCCCAGGCTCGAGATCGAGAACGTGCCGCCCTGCATGTCGCCGGGCTTGAGCTTGCCGTCGCGCGCGAGCTTGCTGATGTCGCCGAGCTCCTTCGCGATGTCGAACACGCCCTTGCGGTCGGCGTCGCGCACCACCGGCACCACCAGGCCGCCCGGCGTGTCGACCGCCACGCCGATGTGGAAGTACTTCTTGATGACCAGGCTGTCGCCCGATTTTTCGAGCGAGGAATTGAACTGTGGAAACTGCTTGAGCGCCGTGACGCACGCCTTGATCATGAAGGCGAGCATGGTGAGCTTGAAGCCCTTCTTCTCGGTCTCGACGGTCTGCGCCTTGCGGAAGGCTTCCAGGTCCGTGATGTCGGCCTCGTCGAATTGCGTGACGTGCGGGATCGAGATCCAGTTGCGGTGCAGGTAGGGGCCGGAGAGCTTCTGGATGCGCGACAGCGGCTTCGACTCGACCGGGCCGAACTTCGCGAAGTCGACCTCGGGCCAGGCCGGCAGGTCGAACGGCACCCCCCCCTGCCCCCCCTTGTCAGGGGGGCGGACCCCTTGCAGCGCGCTTTTGACGAAGGCCTGCACGTCGGAATGCAGGATGCGTCCCTTCGGCCCGCTGCCTTGCACGCGCGCGAGCTCGACGCCGAGCTCGCGGCCGAACTTGCGCACCGAGGGACTCGCGTGCGGCTTGGAGACGGTTTCTTCACGCGGCTCGCGCGGCACGGGACGTGCGCTCACCGCGGGCGCCGGCGTGGGCGCCGGCGCCGCTGTGGGTTTCGGTGCTGGCGCTGTCTTGGCGGCTTCCGGCCTTGGAGCGGCGGGAGCTTCCTGGGAATCCAAAACCAGGATGGGCGCGCCCTTCGACACCTTGTCGCCCACCTTCACCTTCAGGTCCTTCACCACGCCGGCGGCCGGGGACGGGATCTCCATCGTCGCCTTGTCGGACTCGAGCGTGATGAGCGATTGCTCCTTGGTCACCGCGTCGCCGGCCTTGACCAGCACTTCGATGACCTCCACTTCCTTGAAGTCGCCGATGTCGGGGACCGGAACCGTCATCGCGCCGCCGGCCGGTTTGGCAGTTTCCTTGGGAGCTTCTGTTTTCGCGGGCGGCTTCAGCTTTTCTTCGGGAGCGGTTTCGCCGTTGCCTTTTTCCTCGAGCAACAGGATCGGCGAGCCCTTCGACACCTTGTCGCCGACCTTGATCTTGAGCTCTTTCACGACGCCGGACCCGGGCGACGGAATCTCCATGGTCGCCTTGTCGGACTCGAGCGTGATGAGCGACTGCTCCTTCGACACCGCGTCGCCCGGCTTGACCAGAACCTCGATGACCTCGACTTCCTTGAAGTCGCCGATGTCGGGGACGAGGACTTGGTTCATACAGTGGTGGGGTCTGCCTTGTCGGGATCGATCTCGTACTTCTTGATGGCGTCCGCCACGACCTTCGGCTTGATCTCGCCCTGCTCGGCGAGCGCCTTGAGCGCCGCGACGGCGACGAAGCAGCGGTTCACCTCGAAGAAGTAGCGCAGCCGCGAGCGCGAGTCGGAGCGCCCGAAGCCGTCGGTGCCGAGCACGCGGTAGGCGCGGTCCTTCGGGACGAAGGGCCGGATCTGGTCGGCGAAGGTCTTGATGTAATCGCTCGAGGCGATCACCGGGCCAGCAGGCCTTTCCTTAAGAGATTTCTCAACGAAAGAGACCTTCTGTTTCCCTTCGGGATGGAGCAGGTTCCAGCGCTCGACCGCGAGGCCCTCGCGGCGCAGCTCGGTGAAGCTGGTCGCGCTCCACACGTCGGCGGCCACGCCCCAATCCTTCTCGAGCAGCTCGGCCGCGGCCTCGACTTCGCGCAGGATGGTGCCGGAGCCGAGCAGCTGGACTCGATTCTTGTGCTTGGCTTTTGATTCGCGCAGCAAATACATCCCCTTGAGGATGCCCGGCTCCGCGCCCTGCGGCATCGGCGGGTGCTGGTAGTTCTCGTTCATCAGGGTGATGTAGTAGTACACATCTTCCTGGTTGGTGACCATGCGGCGCAGCCCGTCCTGGATGATCACCGCGAGCTCGTAGCCGTAGGTCGGGTCGTAGGACACGCAGTTCGGGATCACCGACGACAGGATGTGCGAGTGCCCGTCCTCGTGCTGCAGGCCCTCGCCGTTCAGCGTGGTGCGCCCGGCGGTCGCGCCGAGCAGGAAGCCGCGCGCGCGCTGGTCGGCCGCCGCCCACGCGAGGTCGCCGACGCGCTGGAAGCCGAACATCGAATAGAAGATGTAGAACGGCACCATCACGCGGTTGGAGTGGCTGTACGAGGTGGCGGCGGCGATCCACGACGAGAACGCGCCCGCCTCGTTGATGCCTTCCTCGAGGATCTGGCCCTGCTTGTCCTCGCGGTAGAACATCACCTGGTCCTTGTCGACCGGCTCGTACTTCTGGCCCTCGGGCGCGAAGATGGCGAGCTGGCGGAACATGCCTTCCATGCCGAAGGTGCGCGCCTCGTCGGGCACGATCGGCACCACGTGCCGGCCGAGGTCCTTGTCGCGGATCAGCGCGGTGAGCGCGCGCACGAAGGCCATGGTGGTGGAGATCTCGCGCCCTTCGCCGGAGCCCTTCAGCAGTTGATCGAAGGCGCTCAGGGCGGGGACGGCGGGCACCTGGTCGGCCTTCTCGCGCCGCTGCGGCAGGAAGCCGCCGAGCGCCTTGCGCCGCTCGTGCAGGTACTTCATCTCCGGCGAGTCGGCCGGCGGGATGTAGAACGGCAGCTCGTCGAGCTTGTCGTCCGGGATCGGGATGCGCAGCCGGTCGCGCATGTCCTTGATGGTCGAGGTGTCGACCTTCTTCAGCTGGTGGGTCGGGTTCTTGGCCTGGCCCTGCTTGCCCAGGCCGTAGCCCTTGATGGTCTTGGCGAGGATTACGCTGGGCTGGCCCTTGTGCTTGTTCGCCGCCGCGTACGCCGCGTAGATCTTGTGCGGGTCGTGGCCGCCGCGGTTCAGGCGCCAGATGTCCTCGTCGGTCATGCGCGAGACCATCTCGAGCAGCTTCGGGTCCTTGCCGAAGAAGTGCTTGCGCACGAATGCGCCGTCGTTCGCCTTGTAGTTCTGGTACTCGCCGTCGAGCGACTCCTCCATGACGCGCAGCAGGCGGCCTTCCTTGTCGCGCGCGAGCAGCGGATCCCAGTAGCCGCCCCAGATCAGCTTGATTACGTTCCAGCCCGAGCCGCGGAACTCCCCTTCCAGCTCCTGGATGATCTTGCCGTTGCCGCGCACCGGGCCGTCAAGGCGCTGCAGGTTGCAGTTGATGATGAAGATCAGGTTGTCGAGCTTCTCGCGCGCCGCGAGGCCGATCGCGCCGAGCGATTCGGGCTCGTCCATCTCGCCGTCGCCGCAGAACACCCACACCTTGCGGTTGGCGGTCTCGGCGATGCCGCGCGCGTGCAGGTACTTGAGGAAGCGCGCCATGTAGATGGCCTGGATCGGACCGAGGCCCATCGACACGGTGGGGAACTGCCAGTAGTCCGGCATCAGCCACGGATGCGGATACGAGGACACGCCCTTGCCGTCGACCTCGCGCCGGAAGTTGAGCAGCTGCTCCTGCGTGAGCCGGCCCTCGAGCAGCGCGCGCGCATACACGCCCGGCGAAGAGTGGCCCTGGAAGTACACCAGGTCGCCGCCGTGCCCTTCGGAGGGCGCATGCCAGAAATGGTTCTGCCCCACGCCGAACATGGTGCCGACCGAAGCGAAGCTGGCGATGTGGCCGCCCAGCTCGTCGTCGCTCTTGTTCGCTTTCGCCACCATCACCATCGCGTTCCAGCGGCAATAGGAGCGGATGCGCTCCTCGAGCGCGGCGTCGCCCGGCGAGCGCTCCTCCATGTGCGGAGGAATGGTGTTGATGTACGCGGTGTTCGGCGAGAACGGGATGTACGCGCCGGAGCGGCGCGCCTTGTCGATCAGCCGCTCGAGCAGGTAGTGCGCGCGCTCGGGACCTTCGCGCTCGAGCACCGCCTCGAGCGCGTCGAGCCACTCCTGCGTCTCGAGCGCGTCGGGGTCGTTTGCAGCGGGAAATTGTGGAACGGCGGCCATATGCGGATTGATGGGTCGATCAGTTTTGCTGCGGGAGGGCCGGCCAAGCTTAACGAGAAAATAGACCCAATGCTAGACTGCCCGCCCCCCATGACAGCGAAAATCCTCGACGGAAAATCCCTTGCCGCGACCACGCGCGCGGCGCTCAAGCAGAAGGTGGATGCGCTTGTGCAGCGCGGTGTGCGCCCCGGCCTCACCGTGATCATCGCCGGCGAAGACCCGGCCTCGAAGGTGTACGTGCGCAACAAGACGCTCGCGGCGAAGGAGATCGGCGTGCGTTCGGAGCTGATCGAGCTGCCCGCGTCGGTGACGCAAGAAGAGCTCATGTCACGCATCCGGAAATTGAATGCCGACGCCGCGGTGCACGGCATCCTG comes from the Terriglobales bacterium genome and includes:
- a CDS encoding DUF2182 domain-containing protein; the encoded protein is MERLGRERLVVVLSLAGVVGLAWLWLWRQAVAMEMSGVQMAGMAMSMPAPAPADALGLSLVFFMWVVMMVGMMLPSAAPAILLYGSLVRKHAERGRVLPAVWIFAVGYLLAWTAFSFGAALLQAVLRHAALLDAMMSSSSRILNGALLTAAGVYQFTPLKHRCLSKCREPLPFFIAHWREGKAGALRMGMRHGAYCVGCCAMLMLLLFALGVMSLAWVAALAALILVEKLLPAGPLTARAFGAALVLLGVATLLYQAT
- a CDS encoding DUF1326 domain-containing protein, yielding MAGWRIEGQYMESCNCTYLCPCIGSNLTARPSEGDCKAAVALRIDRGEKDGVKLNGLSFIVMLHSPAAMAEGNMTVGLIVDERASEAQVKAIADIATGAAGGPMAALAPLVGKVAGVEKRAIRFEQDGMKFRVTAGELVDQSIEGVPGPARAGEPIYLDNTCHPVNARLALAKATRSKFDVFGMRWNDSSGKRNGHFAPFAWSA
- the lpdA gene encoding dihydrolipoyl dehydrogenase produces the protein MAGTEVKVPDIGDFKEVEVIEVLVKPGDAVSKEQSLITLESDKATMEIPSPEAGVVGELRVKVGDKVSKGSPILMLDSKKTEKPEAPKAAPPTPATGADIECDVLVLGAGPGGYSAAFRAADLGMKTALVERYPTLGGVCLNVGCIPSKALLHTAAIMDGAKALASHGITYGEPKVDLAKLRAFKDKVVGKLTGGLAGMAKVRKVTVVQGVGRFVDKNHLEVNGKKIRFQSAIIAAGSQAAKLPFLPEDPRIVDSTGALELRSIPKKLLVIGGGIIGLEMGTVYSTLGTRLDVVEMMDGLMLGADRDLVAVWQKFNAPRFDKIMLKTKTTKVEAAKDGIRVAFDNGESKTYDMVLVSVGRVPNGKKIGAEKAGVQVDERGFVRTDSQMRTNVPHIFAIGDIAGNPMLAHKAVHEGHVAAEAANGLKSHFDARVVPSVAYTDPEIAWVGLTEDEAKKQGVAVGVAKFPWAASGRAIANGRDEGFTKLIFDAETHRCVGGGIVGLGAGDLISEIALAVEMGADATDIGKTIHPHPTTAESVGMAAEVFEGVCTDLPPQRKKP
- the aceF gene encoding dihydrolipoyllysine-residue acetyltransferase, which encodes MNQVLVPDIGDFKEVEVIEVLVKPGDAVSKEQSLITLESDKATMEIPSPGSGVVKELKIKVGDKVSKGSPILLLEEKGNGETAPEEKLKPPAKTEAPKETAKPAGGAMTVPVPDIGDFKEVEVIEVLVKAGDAVTKEQSLITLESDKATMEIPSPAAGVVKDLKVKVGDKVSKGAPILVLDSQEAPAAPRPEAAKTAPAPKPTAAPAPTPAPAVSARPVPREPREETVSKPHASPSVRKFGRELGVELARVQGSGPKGRILHSDVQAFVKSALQGVRPPDKGGQGGVPFDLPAWPEVDFAKFGPVESKPLSRIQKLSGPYLHRNWISIPHVTQFDEADITDLEAFRKAQTVETEKKGFKLTMLAFMIKACVTALKQFPQFNSSLEKSGDSLVIKKYFHIGVAVDTPGGLVVPVVRDADRKGVFDIAKELGDISKLARDGKLKPGDMQGGTFSISSLGGIGGTAFTPIINAPEVAILGVSRSALRPVFSGKDEKGNDVFKARLMLPLSLSYDHRVIDGATAARFSAFLVSVLSDIRKLIL
- the aceE gene encoding pyruvate dehydrogenase (acetyl-transferring), homodimeric type, which codes for MAAVPQFPAANDPDALETQEWLDALEAVLEREGPERAHYLLERLIDKARRSGAYIPFSPNTAYINTIPPHMEERSPGDAALEERIRSYCRWNAMVMVAKANKSDDELGGHIASFASVGTMFGVGQNHFWHAPSEGHGGDLVYFQGHSSPGVYARALLEGRLTQEQLLNFRREVDGKGVSSYPHPWLMPDYWQFPTVSMGLGPIQAIYMARFLKYLHARGIAETANRKVWVFCGDGEMDEPESLGAIGLAAREKLDNLIFIINCNLQRLDGPVRGNGKIIQELEGEFRGSGWNVIKLIWGGYWDPLLARDKEGRLLRVMEESLDGEYQNYKANDGAFVRKHFFGKDPKLLEMVSRMTDEDIWRLNRGGHDPHKIYAAYAAANKHKGQPSVILAKTIKGYGLGKQGQAKNPTHQLKKVDTSTIKDMRDRLRIPIPDDKLDELPFYIPPADSPEMKYLHERRKALGGFLPQRREKADQVPAVPALSAFDQLLKGSGEGREISTTMAFVRALTALIRDKDLGRHVVPIVPDEARTFGMEGMFRQLAIFAPEGQKYEPVDKDQVMFYREDKQGQILEEGINEAGAFSSWIAAATSYSHSNRVMVPFYIFYSMFGFQRVGDLAWAAADQRARGFLLGATAGRTTLNGEGLQHEDGHSHILSSVIPNCVSYDPTYGYELAVIIQDGLRRMVTNQEDVYYYITLMNENYQHPPMPQGAEPGILKGMYLLRESKAKHKNRVQLLGSGTILREVEAAAELLEKDWGVAADVWSATSFTELRREGLAVERWNLLHPEGKQKVSFVEKSLKERPAGPVIASSDYIKTFADQIRPFVPKDRAYRVLGTDGFGRSDSRSRLRYFFEVNRCFVAVAALKALAEQGEIKPKVVADAIKKYEIDPDKADPTTV